A single Camarhynchus parvulus chromosome 5, STF_HiC, whole genome shotgun sequence DNA region contains:
- the KLHL28 gene encoding kelch-like protein 28: MDGSSPPFLLAKLTPLHSEQLLQGLNLLRQHQELCDVVLRAGEAKIHAHKAVLASISPYFKAMFTGNLSEKENAEVEFQCVDEAALQAIVEYAYTGTVFISQDTVESLLPAANLLQVKLVVKECCAFLESQLDPGNCIGISRFAETYGCRELYLAASKFICQNFEDVCQTEEFLELTHSELDEIVSNDCLNVLTEETVFYALEAWIKYDVQERQKYLAQLLHCVRLPLLSVKFLTRLYEANHLIRDDHTCKHLLNEALKYHFMPEHRLSHQTMLLTRPRCAPKVLCAVGGKAGLFACLESMEMYFPQNDSWIGLAPLSIPRYEFGVCVLEQKMYVVGGIATHVCQGISYRKHESSVECWDPDTNTWSSLERMFESRSTLGVAVLAGELYALGGYDGQSYLRSVEKYVPKGKEWQLVAPMSRTRSCLAAAVLDGMIYAIGGYGPAHMNSMERYDPSKNSWETVASMADKRINFGVGVMLGFIFVVGGHNGVSHLSSIERYDPHQNQWTVCRPMKEPRTGVGAAVIDNHLYVVGGHSGSSYLNTVQRYEPISDSWLDSAGMMYCRCNFGLTAL, translated from the exons ATGGACGGGTCGTCCCCGCCGTTCCTGCTGGCCAAGCTGACCCCGCTGCACTcggagcagctgctgcagggcctgaaCCTGCTGcggcagcaccaggagctctgtgaCGTGGTGCTGCGCGCCGGCGAGGCCAAGATCCACGCGCACAAGGCCGTGCTGGCCAGCATCAGCCCCTACTTCAAGGCCATGTTCACGGGGAACCTGTCGGAGAAGGAGAACGCCGAGGTGGAGTTCCAGTGCGTGGACGAGGCGGCGCTGCAGGCCATCGTGGAGTACGCCTACACCGGCACCGTGTTCATCTCGCAGGACACCGTGGAGTCGCTGCTGCCTGCCGCCAACCTGCTGCAG GTCAAGCTGGTGGTCAAGGAGTGCTGCGCCTTCCTGGAGAGCCAGCTGGACCCCGGCAACTGCATCGGCATCTCGCGCTTCGCCGAGACCTACGGCTGCCGCGAGCTCTACCTGGCCGCCAGCAAGTTCATCTGCCAGAACTTCGAGGACGTGTGCCAGACCGAGGAGTTCCTGGAGCTGACGCACTCGGAGCTGGACGAGATCGTGTCCAACGACTGCCTGAACGTGCTGACGGAGGAGACGGTGTTCTACGCCCTGGAGGCCTGGATCAAGTACGACGTGCAGGAGCGCCAGAAGTACCTGGCGCAGCTGCTGCACTGCGTGCGCCTGCCCCTGCTCAGCGTCAAGTTCCTCACGCGCCTCTACGAGGCCAACCACCTGATCCGGGACGACCACACCTGCAAGCACCTGCTCAACGAGGCCCTCAAGTACCACTTCATGCCCGAGCACAGACTGTCCCACCAGACCATGCTGCTGACGCGGCCCCGCTGCGCGCCCAAGGTGCTCTGTGCCGTGGGGGGCAAGGCCGGGCTCTTCGCCTGCCTGGAGAG CATGGAGATGTATTTCCCCCAGAACGACTCGTGGATCGGGCTGGCGCCTCTGAGCATCCCCCGCTATGAGTTCGGGGTGTGCGTGCTGGAGCAGAAGATGTACGTGGTGGGGGGCATCGCCACCCACGTGTGCCAGGGCATCAGCTACAGGAAGCACGAGAGCTCCGTGGAGTGCTGGGACCCCGACACCAAcacctggagctccctggagaGGATGTTTGAGAGCCGCAGCACGCTGGGCGTGGCCGTGCTGGCCGGCGAGCTCTACGCCCTGGGCGGCTACGACGGCCAGTCCTACCTGCGGAGCGTGGAGAAGTACGTGCCCAAGGGCAAGGAGTGGCAGCTGGTGGCACCCATGAGCAGGACACGGAGCTGCCTCGCTGCCGCCGTGCTGGACGGCATGATCTACGCCATCGGGGGCTACGGGCCTGCCCACATGAACAG CATGGAACGTTATGATCCGAGCAAGAACTCCTGGGAGACCGTGGCCTCCATGGCTGACAAACGGATAAACTTTGGGGTGGGGGTCATGCTGGGCTTCATCTTCGTGGTGGGGGGACACAATGGGGTGTCCCACCTGTCCAGCATCGAGAGGTACGACCCCCACCAGAACCAGTGGACGGTGTGCCGGCCCATGAAGGAGCCCAGGACAG GCGTGGGCGCGGCGGTGATCGATAACCACCTGTACGTGGTGGGGGGGCACTCGGGCTCCTCCTACCTGAACACGGTGCAGAGGTACGAGCCCATCTCGGACTCGTGGCTGGACTCGGCGGGGATGATGTACTGCCGTTGCAACTTCGGCCTCACGGCGCTCTGA